From the Amblyraja radiata isolate CabotCenter1 chromosome 14, sAmbRad1.1.pri, whole genome shotgun sequence genome, one window contains:
- the apoo gene encoding MICOS complex subunit MIC26, with translation MLVGLAPLRTSFVSATVLAQSNEERKGILKVEQLSLYTTPAKAYHFEDAKPTRLEERISALRNHIKPYAAQYQGVYKNLQPKIERTVQFGKDGYIFLKNPPSGFYPRAGVITLAGVAGLLLAGRGSRARKVIYSCGFIAACASLYYPQATVEITKVTGSSLYEMSMQSYLAIESLWKKYRYRNQEPSPTQGSNKVD, from the exons ATG CTGGTCGGATTGGCTCCACTCCGCACAAGCTTCGTGTCAGCAACTGTGCTTGCACAGAGTAACGAAGAAAGGAAAGGGATTCTCAAAGTTGAGCag TTGTCACTTTATACAACTCCGGCTAAAGCTTATCACTTTGAGGATGCAAAACCCACTCGGCTTGAAGAGAGGATCTCTGCTCTGCGGAACCACATCAAACCATATGCCGCCCAGTATCAG GGTGTTTACAAGAATCTTCAGCCTAAAATAGAAAGAACTGTCCAGTTTGGAAAAG ACGGCTATATCTTTCTGAAGAATCCGCCATCGGGATTTTACCCACGGGCTGGAGTCATCACACTCGCTGGAGTGGCAGGTCTACTGCTGGCCGGAAGGG GTTCCCGTGCAAGGAAAGTGATTTATTCATGCGGGTTTATAGCTGCTTGCGCCTCTTTGTATTATCCTCAAGCAACAGTTGAAATCACAAAG GTGACCGGTTCATCGCTTTATGAAATGTCCATGCAATCGTATTTAGCCATTGAATCACTGTGGAAGAAATATAGATACCGCAACCAAGAACCTTCCCCAACACAGGGGAGTAATAAG GTGGATTAA